Proteins from one Salinispora arenicola genomic window:
- a CDS encoding acetylhydrolase, with product MWTTIERAILTTASLTAAMTLIAAPTSVTVPTIVAATALSIVRLVNNSARWQMVPAYLAVTWLCVAVATTLPAGMRIIGGVVALLLLTMAAALVIGLPIPNLPQPDGPFGVGKITTTEERDVTTASRMGRRRLFITVWYPAETNPVQRHPEGEALWSEFREAPGIPPVLRRLTGYLKQVRTHAIRDAHASQYATTAPVVLYQPGLVSITAENSLLMESLASHGYVVVGIRHIDQRAELDEADAAVDSGTAKRTQEINRELRGQLTRHKRARISAELYRLSTSTAAVVARRTEDSQHVLNRLPTILAIIPGHPTGELGSGRPIAAMGLSLGGAVASELSKIDDRCTAVINIDGGLYGERLHDSFNVPYLMIYSELNAGSNDLARDTAQAEFHEVTAPGAKHLDFHDATVVLPILKWSGQLGNMSGIRVARWKNGQIRHFLDRTVRCATPDTTAG from the coding sequence ATGTGGACCACTATCGAACGCGCCATACTGACTACCGCCTCCCTCACCGCGGCGATGACCCTCATTGCTGCTCCGACAAGCGTGACAGTACCGACGATTGTCGCGGCAACGGCTCTCAGCATCGTTCGCCTGGTCAACAACAGCGCGCGGTGGCAAATGGTGCCGGCCTACCTCGCCGTCACCTGGCTTTGCGTCGCTGTCGCCACAACACTGCCCGCCGGCATGCGCATCATCGGCGGAGTCGTCGCTCTGCTGCTGTTGACAATGGCTGCCGCGTTGGTAATCGGTCTTCCCATCCCGAATCTCCCGCAGCCCGACGGCCCGTTCGGCGTTGGCAAGATCACGACAACGGAGGAGCGTGACGTCACGACGGCATCACGCATGGGACGCAGACGACTCTTCATCACCGTGTGGTATCCAGCGGAAACGAACCCGGTTCAACGGCATCCGGAAGGCGAGGCCCTGTGGTCCGAATTCCGCGAAGCTCCTGGGATTCCTCCCGTGCTACGGCGCCTCACCGGCTATTTGAAGCAGGTGCGCACGCATGCGATTCGCGACGCCCACGCCAGCCAGTACGCCACTACCGCCCCGGTAGTCCTCTACCAGCCCGGGCTCGTGTCCATCACCGCGGAGAACTCGCTCCTGATGGAATCGCTGGCAAGCCACGGCTACGTCGTGGTGGGTATCCGACACATCGATCAGCGTGCCGAGCTGGACGAAGCAGACGCGGCCGTCGACTCGGGCACAGCCAAACGGACACAGGAGATCAACCGCGAGCTGCGTGGTCAGCTCACCCGCCACAAGCGCGCCCGAATCTCGGCGGAGCTCTATCGGTTGAGCACCAGCACGGCTGCCGTCGTTGCCCGACGCACCGAGGACTCCCAGCATGTGCTCAACCGGCTTCCCACCATCCTGGCCATCATTCCCGGGCATCCCACCGGTGAACTGGGATCAGGGCGTCCGATCGCCGCGATGGGCCTATCCTTGGGCGGGGCGGTCGCCAGCGAGCTCAGCAAGATAGACGACAGATGCACCGCGGTCATCAACATCGATGGTGGACTCTACGGTGAGCGCCTTCACGACTCGTTCAACGTACCGTACCTGATGATCTACAGTGAGTTGAACGCCGGTAGCAACGATCTCGCGCGAGATACCGCACAGGCCGAGTTCCACGAGGTGACAGCACCCGGGGCAAAGCACCTGGACTTCCATGACGCTACCGTCGTACTGCCAATCCTGAAATGGTCGGGGCAACTCGGCAACATGTCCGGAATTAGGGTCGCCAGATGGAAGAACGGTCAGATCCGACACTTCCTGGATCGGACCGTCCGGTGCGCCACGCCTGATACAACTGCCGGGTGA
- a CDS encoding MmgE/PrpD family protein has protein sequence MGELEKKLARHTRKFVDRPMTPDELQVIKRSVADSYAGICASLVDTTILRKFSKVVTGPGAGSGTPVWGVGRESSIDDAVFLNAILARRSDLLNTYVSPTAMGIVHPSDNVALALVLADWLRWTGKQFLASVNVLFNLSARFADSYDPEASGFDHDAAATFWVALAVGQALGLSEAQLVEAQRIAGEFGLTANQAAVGDITDWKHCTYASSALRGLQAARLARAGFTGPASIYQGKFGVNRFYRSAEMAFDVEPDLNRIIFKRWPALFYCQTPIDVARDLSSNISEASDIRQVKVETYDRALRNGATSSADNPASRAGRTHSIAYCVATALLKPVEYADFDADRARDPQLQRLLGAISVIEDSTMTKKFPSCTPCRISITLENGEVIRQERDYSHGDPRDPLSRDEISDKVRKNLTGLASTFSKNKIISCLWDAEKLDGLAALRAPLEQDRTKGSVWE, from the coding sequence GTGGGGGAACTGGAGAAGAAGCTGGCACGGCATACGCGAAAGTTTGTTGACCGGCCGATGACGCCGGACGAACTGCAGGTGATCAAGCGTAGTGTCGCTGACTCTTACGCGGGAATCTGCGCCTCATTAGTCGACACTACCATCCTGCGTAAATTCAGTAAGGTCGTCACGGGCCCTGGGGCGGGATCCGGAACTCCGGTCTGGGGTGTTGGACGGGAATCCAGTATAGACGATGCCGTTTTTCTCAACGCTATTCTGGCTCGCAGGAGTGATCTACTTAACACGTATGTCTCACCCACCGCGATGGGCATCGTGCATCCGTCCGACAACGTGGCCCTCGCGTTGGTTCTTGCCGATTGGTTGAGATGGACCGGTAAACAGTTCCTCGCTTCGGTAAATGTTTTGTTCAATCTTTCCGCCCGATTCGCCGATAGTTATGATCCTGAGGCGAGTGGCTTTGACCATGATGCCGCCGCCACTTTCTGGGTCGCACTCGCCGTAGGACAGGCGCTCGGCCTCTCCGAGGCTCAGCTTGTCGAGGCACAACGCATCGCCGGCGAGTTCGGGCTCACCGCCAATCAGGCTGCGGTAGGCGACATCACTGATTGGAAGCACTGTACCTACGCGTCCAGCGCCCTGCGGGGCCTACAGGCCGCCAGGCTGGCCCGGGCGGGGTTCACAGGGCCAGCCTCAATATACCAGGGTAAGTTCGGCGTGAATCGATTCTACAGAAGTGCCGAAATGGCGTTCGATGTTGAGCCCGACCTCAATAGGATCATCTTTAAGCGGTGGCCGGCGCTCTTCTACTGCCAAACTCCAATTGACGTCGCACGCGATCTGTCCTCCAACATTAGCGAGGCCTCGGATATCCGACAGGTGAAGGTGGAGACCTACGATCGGGCCCTACGAAATGGCGCCACATCATCAGCCGACAACCCCGCCAGTCGGGCGGGCCGCACACACTCTATTGCGTACTGCGTCGCCACTGCGCTTCTCAAGCCTGTCGAGTACGCCGACTTCGACGCGGATCGCGCACGAGACCCTCAACTCCAGCGGCTGTTGGGCGCGATCAGCGTCATAGAGGACTCGACTATGACCAAGAAATTCCCATCCTGCACACCATGCCGGATATCGATTACCTTAGAAAATGGCGAGGTCATACGGCAGGAACGCGACTACTCGCACGGCGACCCCAGGGACCCTCTGTCTCGCGACGAAATTTCGGACAAGGTACGTAAAAACCTAACGGGCCTGGCGAGCACTTTCAGCAAGAACAAGATCATCTCCTGCCTATGGGATGCGGAGAAGCTCGATGGGTTGGCGGCCCTACGGGCTCCGTTAGAACAGGACCGGACAAAAGGGAGCGTATGGGAGTGA
- a CDS encoding nuclear transport factor 2 family protein: MISEEYFKRYVDEFNSNADKSNAVDHFYAPDAVFRNPFRGEFRGRDALVNFFNSGQGAGHEGIREILHIKNLLIVEDRIAAQLDIEWRCFAETNYLGPRKRGDIFWGRCAAFYWYTDRKFNYVDLYLNLVEQT, translated from the coding sequence GTGATTTCGGAGGAGTATTTCAAACGGTATGTAGATGAATTCAATTCTAATGCCGATAAGTCGAATGCAGTGGATCACTTCTACGCCCCTGATGCAGTTTTCAGAAATCCGTTTAGGGGCGAGTTTCGCGGCCGGGACGCCCTGGTCAATTTCTTCAACAGTGGACAAGGGGCGGGACACGAGGGCATCCGTGAGATACTGCATATCAAGAATCTATTAATTGTCGAAGACAGGATCGCGGCCCAGCTCGACATCGAGTGGCGCTGCTTTGCAGAAACCAACTACCTTGGCCCTCGAAAGAGGGGAGATATCTTCTGGGGTAGGTGCGCAGCGTTCTACTGGTACACCGATCGGAAGTTCAACTACGTTGACCTCTATCTGAATCTCGTCGAGCAGACCTAA
- a CDS encoding L,D-transpeptidase, with translation MGRFTRAGAVVGAFGLVAALALAGCGNDREQATFVDGATPAERRTPREPVAPLSVSPAEGAAKQPVSAEISATDLADGSSLSAVTLATADGTAVEGQLRADGSSWVPSTPLEYGASYTATVTATTANGGTRAGHSTFTTMAKPKSMISSGLYLFDDREYGVAMPVVVEFHPGIPEQDRAAVQRRMFVRTDPVQPGAWHWVNGNQAYYRAPEYWRPGTTLHVRVALAGVPLSNGRYGNVDRVATVKIGRAFEMKVDNASKQMTVYEDGQVIRTLPVSLGAKKTPSSSGMMVIMEKKESTVFDTRDEPDPDNRYVTEIDYAQRLTWNGEYIHAAPWSEHVQGRQNVSHGCVNISTAHARWLFSKTKIGDPITVAGTERQLTAGNGWTAWNLSWPEFVKGSALSVPEGGSGSPF, from the coding sequence ATGGGCAGGTTCACGCGAGCCGGGGCGGTCGTGGGCGCCTTCGGCCTGGTGGCAGCACTGGCACTGGCCGGGTGCGGCAACGACCGAGAGCAGGCGACCTTCGTCGACGGGGCCACGCCAGCCGAGCGCCGGACCCCCCGAGAGCCGGTCGCGCCACTTTCCGTAAGCCCGGCGGAAGGGGCGGCGAAGCAACCGGTAAGTGCGGAGATCAGCGCCACCGACCTCGCGGACGGGTCAAGCTTGTCCGCCGTCACCCTGGCTACCGCCGACGGTACGGCGGTCGAGGGTCAACTGCGCGCTGACGGCTCCTCGTGGGTGCCATCGACGCCGTTGGAGTACGGCGCCAGCTACACCGCGACGGTCACCGCGACCACTGCCAACGGCGGTACCCGTGCAGGGCACAGCACGTTCACGACCATGGCGAAGCCGAAGTCGATGATCAGCTCCGGTCTCTACCTCTTCGACGACAGGGAGTACGGCGTGGCGATGCCGGTGGTCGTCGAGTTCCACCCCGGCATCCCGGAGCAGGATCGGGCGGCAGTGCAGCGGCGAATGTTCGTGCGAACCGACCCGGTGCAGCCGGGCGCCTGGCACTGGGTCAACGGCAACCAGGCGTACTATCGTGCCCCGGAGTACTGGCGTCCGGGCACGACTCTGCACGTCCGGGTCGCGTTGGCCGGTGTTCCGTTGAGCAACGGCCGGTACGGCAATGTCGACCGGGTCGCAACGGTCAAGATCGGCCGGGCCTTCGAGATGAAGGTCGACAACGCCAGCAAACAGATGACGGTGTACGAGGACGGTCAGGTGATCCGCACCCTGCCAGTGAGCCTGGGCGCGAAGAAGACCCCCTCCTCCAGCGGCATGATGGTGATCATGGAGAAGAAGGAGTCGACCGTCTTTGACACCCGTGACGAACCGGACCCGGACAACCGCTACGTCACCGAGATCGACTACGCCCAGCGGCTCACCTGGAACGGCGAGTACATCCACGCCGCACCCTGGTCAGAGCATGTGCAGGGGCGGCAGAACGTCTCGCACGGCTGCGTCAACATCTCGACTGCCCATGCCCGGTGGTTGTTCAGCAAGACAAAGATCGGCGACCCGATCACCGTCGCCGGCACCGAGCGACAGCTGACGGCCGGCAATGGGTGGACGGCGTGGAACCTGAGCTGGCCGGAGTTCGTCAAGGGCAGTGCCTTGTCGGTACCAGAGGGGGGCTCGGGCTCGCCCTTCTGA
- a CDS encoding L,D-transpeptidase, which produces MRVVEDRLPRGGRRRHAFLAGLLTAAVVLIAACSSAGRESTWNGSATPAPLASVSIVEPTADAGDVPASTGITFTATESRETTVALTDSAGGAVEGALTADGTSWLPTGALDYDETYTAAVTATGDDGLPTTATSTFTTMTKPEQQVRISSFLGDGQVVGVGMPLIVKFGRAVPEDYRDDVQRRMTVTATPAQEGVWHWVSPTEVRYRPKEFWQANSTVSYRVQAGGLPLGDGWYGRSDLTVDIRIGPELIMTVDNATKQMVVTKDGEKVKTIPVSLGKKSTPSSSGTMVVIEKLRKTVFDTYDELGPDEGYRTKIDYAQRLTWGGEFIHAAPWSEGQQGTVNVSHGCVNVSMADGAWLFDNTRIGDPIRVTGTERKLQNGNGWTDWNMSWEEYVEGSALPHEPAATSAASPTT; this is translated from the coding sequence ATGCGAGTTGTTGAGGACCGGCTGCCGCGGGGCGGCAGGCGGCGCCACGCGTTCCTGGCCGGACTACTCACCGCCGCGGTCGTGCTCATCGCGGCCTGTTCCTCCGCAGGTCGGGAATCCACCTGGAACGGCAGCGCCACGCCGGCCCCGCTGGCCTCCGTCAGCATCGTCGAGCCGACCGCCGACGCCGGGGACGTACCGGCGTCGACCGGTATCACCTTCACGGCGACGGAATCCCGGGAGACCACCGTCGCGTTGACGGACTCCGCTGGTGGGGCGGTCGAGGGTGCGCTGACCGCGGATGGGACGAGTTGGCTTCCCACCGGTGCGCTCGATTACGACGAGACTTACACGGCGGCTGTCACCGCCACCGGAGACGACGGCCTTCCCACCACCGCGACCAGCACCTTCACCACCATGACCAAACCGGAGCAACAGGTTCGGATCAGCAGTTTCCTCGGCGACGGGCAGGTTGTCGGCGTCGGGATGCCCCTGATCGTGAAGTTCGGGCGGGCAGTCCCGGAGGACTACCGGGACGACGTGCAGCGTCGGATGACGGTGACGGCGACGCCTGCGCAGGAGGGGGTGTGGCACTGGGTCAGCCCGACCGAGGTGCGGTACCGCCCGAAGGAGTTCTGGCAGGCGAACAGTACCGTTTCGTACCGGGTTCAGGCTGGCGGCCTGCCGCTCGGCGACGGTTGGTACGGCCGGTCCGACCTCACCGTGGACATCAGGATCGGCCCAGAGCTGATCATGACGGTGGACAACGCAACGAAGCAGATGGTGGTCACGAAGGACGGCGAAAAGGTGAAGACCATCCCGGTGAGCCTCGGCAAGAAGTCCACGCCCTCCTCGAGCGGCACCATGGTGGTGATCGAGAAACTACGCAAGACCGTCTTCGACACGTACGACGAGTTGGGGCCGGACGAGGGCTACCGAACGAAGATCGACTACGCGCAGCGACTCACCTGGGGTGGGGAATTCATCCATGCCGCACCCTGGTCGGAGGGACAACAGGGCACAGTGAACGTCTCCCACGGCTGCGTCAACGTGTCGATGGCCGATGGCGCCTGGCTCTTCGACAACACACGAATCGGGGATCCGATCCGCGTGACGGGCACCGAGCGCAAGCTCCAGAACGGCAACGGCTGGACTGACTGGAACATGAGCTGGGAGGAGTACGTCGAGGGCAGCGCCCTGCCGCACGAGCCGGCAGCCACCTCCGCTGCCAGCCCGACCACCTGA
- a CDS encoding right-handed parallel beta-helix repeat-containing protein: MNQQDHTQEPEPDRPGGGHRARSRRRWWAVGLAGVTGLALTTVGLAATSAVLPGGDQTRKPTDDRPSVQEHRTDERGKRDDGKSDDPSRGDKGKDRPKGTPVPCDADTLIAAITLANARGGAILDLAESCTYLLSATIDGAGLPAITTPITLNGGKHTTIERAAAVDLFRILTVNAGGDLTLNHLTIAGGHTAAGTSGGGVLVNIGGTLTANDSAITRNISGNNGGGILNEGTTVVTRSRVTRNIADQVGGGIYSSGRLEIVKSQVDDNTSVIAGGVLAFDVTIREGSISGNHGTTAGGLFVQGGVGTVVGTRIIGNTANVIGGVAVAGAGQLKVRRVKIADNTATVAGGLFVQGSGVGDSRAVVEDSAIERNTATATTAGGVFNAGQAVLRHTKITDNQADLGGGIYNTDSGTLALYSTKVVKNIAVTDGGGILNVVGGSVELNTATGTVVVKNRPDNCVNVLGCQS, from the coding sequence ATGAACCAGCAGGACCATACCCAGGAGCCCGAACCGGATCGCCCTGGTGGCGGGCACCGGGCGAGGTCACGGCGGCGGTGGTGGGCCGTCGGGCTGGCCGGGGTGACCGGCCTGGCCCTCACCACCGTCGGCCTGGCCGCCACCTCGGCCGTCCTACCGGGCGGTGACCAGACCAGAAAGCCCACCGACGATCGACCCTCCGTGCAGGAGCACCGTACGGACGAACGCGGTAAGCGCGATGACGGCAAATCCGACGACCCAAGCAGAGGCGACAAGGGCAAGGACCGGCCGAAGGGCACACCGGTTCCCTGCGACGCGGATACGTTGATCGCCGCGATCACCCTGGCCAACGCCCGTGGTGGCGCGATTCTCGATCTCGCCGAGAGCTGCACCTACCTGCTCAGCGCCACCATCGACGGTGCCGGGCTGCCCGCCATCACCACCCCCATCACCCTCAACGGCGGCAAACACACCACCATCGAGCGCGCCGCCGCCGTCGATCTGTTCAGAATCCTCACCGTCAACGCTGGCGGTGACCTCACCCTCAACCACCTGACCATCGCCGGCGGCCACACCGCCGCCGGAACCTCCGGTGGTGGCGTCCTCGTCAACATCGGCGGAACGTTGACCGCCAACGACAGTGCCATCACCCGCAACATTTCCGGCAACAACGGCGGCGGCATCCTCAACGAGGGAACCACCGTCGTCACGCGCTCCCGAGTCACCCGAAACATCGCCGATCAGGTGGGAGGCGGGATCTACAGCTCGGGCCGACTGGAAATCGTCAAGTCGCAGGTCGACGACAACACCTCCGTGATCGCCGGCGGGGTGTTGGCCTTTGACGTCACTATCCGTGAAGGAAGTATTTCCGGAAATCATGGCACGACAGCTGGTGGGCTGTTCGTCCAAGGCGGCGTCGGCACGGTTGTTGGCACCCGGATCATCGGGAACACCGCCAACGTCATTGGTGGTGTCGCGGTCGCGGGTGCCGGGCAGCTGAAGGTGCGGCGTGTCAAGATCGCCGACAACACGGCCACCGTCGCCGGTGGATTGTTCGTCCAAGGAAGTGGGGTGGGCGACAGCAGGGCCGTTGTCGAGGACAGCGCCATCGAGAGGAACACCGCCACAGCCACTACCGCTGGCGGAGTCTTCAACGCAGGGCAGGCGGTGCTGCGGCACACAAAGATCACCGACAATCAGGCCGACCTGGGCGGCGGGATCTACAACACGGACTCCGGCACACTCGCTCTCTACTCGACCAAGGTCGTCAAGAACATCGCCGTCACCGACGGCGGGGGAATCCTCAACGTCGTGGGCGGCTCCGTCGAGTTGAACACCGCCACCGGCACGGTCGTGGTCAAGAACCGGCCCGACAACTGCGTCAACGTTCTCGGCTGCCAGAGCTGA
- the orn gene encoding oligoribonuclease, whose amino-acid sequence MPVADLLVWIDCEMTGLDLGSDKLIEVAALVTDPDLNVLGEGVDVVIHADEAALDKMPEIVATMHAKSGLTEEVRRSTVGLAEAEDLILDYVTSHVKDPRTAPLCGNSIATDRGFIARDMPRLDNHLHYRMIDVSSIKELCRRWYPRVYFSQPQKGLAHRALADVRESIRELEYYRRTLFVPLPGPDVDSAKAIAAKL is encoded by the coding sequence GTGCCGGTGGCAGATCTACTCGTCTGGATCGACTGTGAAATGACCGGCCTGGATCTCGGCAGTGACAAGCTGATCGAAGTCGCCGCGCTCGTCACCGACCCAGATCTCAACGTGCTCGGCGAAGGTGTCGACGTGGTGATCCACGCCGACGAGGCGGCGCTGGACAAGATGCCCGAGATCGTGGCGACGATGCACGCCAAGTCCGGACTCACCGAGGAAGTCCGCCGCTCCACGGTCGGGCTCGCCGAGGCCGAGGACCTGATCCTCGACTACGTCACCAGCCACGTGAAGGATCCGCGTACCGCCCCGCTCTGCGGCAACTCGATCGCCACCGATCGTGGGTTCATCGCCCGGGACATGCCCCGGCTGGACAACCACCTGCACTACCGGATGATCGACGTCTCCTCGATCAAGGAACTCTGTCGGCGCTGGTATCCCCGGGTGTACTTCAGCCAGCCGCAGAAGGGCCTCGCGCACCGGGCGTTGGCCGACGTCCGCGAGAGCATCCGCGAACTCGAGTACTACCGCCGGACGCTCTTCGTGCCGCTGCCGGGACCGGACGTGGACAGCGCCAAGGCGATCGCCGCGAAGCTGTAG
- a CDS encoding glycosyltransferase 87 family protein yields the protein MPAEPVTPPVVVEDDHGGRAARRIITVLALVAVLPALYLPGRVHDFFDLKIYMRAMDWWAAGNPLYDYAQLDRVQGTLYFTYPPFGALLLSPFALLRLGVTVTVFTLLTVLAVVVTTRWLVDPVIARHHLPRIFTLTVAVLFVLAVESTRETITFGQINMLLVVLILADLLFAVPRNGRWAGVGVGLATALKLYPGIFIVYLLACRRWRAAATASATAVGATLLAAAVVPRDSWRYWTHELWATDRVGRTDYTGNQSLLGLLNRLTAPQEPDRLLWLALAGMVAGYGLWRATRAARAGDALTGLTLTGLVGSLISPITWTHHIYWFVPAIVVLVDAALAAGPGADRRWLGLLAVGATMVIVYGVVSFQDWGTAQVPTDTVVEFVLRNAYVLLGLVLLAALPIRHRSNQPDTLPEMPTRR from the coding sequence GTGCCAGCCGAACCCGTCACACCTCCCGTCGTGGTCGAGGACGACCACGGCGGCAGGGCGGCGCGTCGGATCATCACCGTGCTGGCTCTGGTCGCCGTGCTGCCCGCGCTCTACCTGCCGGGGCGGGTGCACGACTTCTTCGACCTGAAGATCTACATGCGGGCGATGGACTGGTGGGCCGCGGGCAACCCGCTCTACGACTACGCCCAGTTGGACCGGGTGCAGGGCACGCTGTACTTCACCTACCCCCCGTTCGGCGCGCTGCTGCTGTCGCCGTTCGCGCTGCTGCGGCTGGGCGTCACCGTGACGGTCTTCACGCTGCTGACCGTGCTGGCGGTGGTGGTGACCACCCGGTGGCTGGTCGATCCGGTGATCGCCCGGCACCACCTGCCCCGGATCTTCACCCTCACCGTGGCGGTGCTGTTCGTACTCGCCGTGGAGAGCACCCGCGAGACCATCACCTTCGGGCAGATCAACATGCTGTTGGTGGTGCTGATCCTGGCTGACCTGCTGTTCGCCGTACCACGGAACGGGCGTTGGGCCGGGGTGGGTGTCGGGCTGGCAACAGCGCTCAAGCTGTACCCGGGCATCTTCATCGTCTATCTGCTGGCCTGTCGGCGGTGGCGGGCGGCAGCGACGGCGAGCGCGACGGCGGTGGGCGCGACCCTGCTCGCCGCGGCCGTGGTGCCCCGCGACTCGTGGCGTTACTGGACGCACGAGTTATGGGCCACCGACCGGGTCGGCCGCACCGACTACACCGGCAACCAGTCGCTGCTGGGGCTGCTCAACCGCCTCACCGCGCCACAGGAGCCGGACCGGCTGCTGTGGCTCGCACTGGCCGGGATGGTCGCCGGCTACGGGCTGTGGCGGGCGACGCGGGCGGCCCGCGCCGGCGACGCGCTCACCGGCCTCACCCTCACCGGCCTGGTCGGCTCGCTCATCAGCCCGATCACCTGGACCCATCACATCTACTGGTTCGTGCCGGCCATTGTGGTCCTGGTCGACGCGGCGCTCGCCGCCGGGCCCGGCGCGGACCGCCGCTGGCTGGGGCTGCTCGCCGTCGGCGCGACGATGGTCATCGTGTACGGGGTGGTGTCGTTCCAGGACTGGGGTACCGCCCAGGTGCCCACCGACACGGTCGTCGAGTTCGTGCTGCGCAACGCGTACGTGCTGCTGGGGCTGGTGCTGCTGGCCGCTCTGCCGATCCGTCACAGATCGAATCAACCGGACACTCTTCCCGAGATGCCAACAAGACGCTAA
- a CDS encoding YcnI family protein → MIRLRRTATATLALGAVVAAVFGSAGPASAHITVDPKEATQGGYGRFAFRVPNESDTESTTKVEIFLPENAPLGSVSTMLVPGWTAVVEKRTLDEPVEVHGSQLSEAVSKVTWTAEPEAAIAPGTFQEFPVSVGPLPTVDTMVFKSLQTYSDGTIVRWIDEPTADGVEPEQPAPVLELVAVAASADPATEGEARVADDGQEAGGGLAIGLGVAGLVAGLGGLVLGGLAFTRSRREPTAKV, encoded by the coding sequence ATGATCCGTCTCCGGCGCACCGCCACCGCCACCCTTGCGCTCGGCGCTGTCGTCGCCGCCGTGTTCGGCTCCGCCGGGCCCGCGTCGGCGCACATCACGGTCGACCCGAAGGAGGCGACGCAGGGCGGCTACGGCCGGTTTGCCTTCCGGGTGCCGAACGAGAGTGACACCGAGTCGACCACCAAGGTCGAGATTTTCCTGCCGGAGAACGCCCCACTCGGATCGGTCTCGACGATGCTGGTCCCGGGCTGGACGGCGGTGGTGGAGAAGCGCACGCTCGACGAGCCGGTGGAGGTGCACGGTAGCCAGCTCAGCGAGGCGGTGTCGAAGGTCACCTGGACGGCCGAGCCCGAGGCCGCCATCGCGCCGGGCACGTTCCAGGAGTTCCCGGTCTCGGTGGGGCCGCTGCCCACGGTCGACACGATGGTTTTCAAGTCGCTGCAGACGTACTCGGACGGCACGATCGTGCGGTGGATCGACGAGCCGACAGCCGACGGCGTCGAACCGGAGCAGCCGGCCCCGGTACTGGAACTGGTGGCCGTCGCCGCCTCGGCGGATCCGGCGACGGAGGGCGAGGCGCGGGTTGCGGACGACGGGCAGGAGGCGGGTGGCGGGCTGGCCATCGGTCTCGGCGTCGCCGGCCTGGTCGCTGGCCTGGGTGGCCTGGTGCTTGGTGGGCTGGCCTTCACCCGGTCCCGGCGGGAGCCCACAGCGAAGGTCTGA